Below is a window of Mus caroli chromosome 2, CAROLI_EIJ_v1.1, whole genome shotgun sequence DNA.
CCTAGGTAACTGGGTATCTGGAGGCAGCTGGGTGCCCTCATTTGCAAGGTAGCAAGGCCATGGTCCACTAACCGTGGACAGTTCCTGGCCCAGCTGGATTCTGCTGTCAAGTCAGAATTCATGGGGCACAGGGGTCTCTGCTCTCCTGGATTTGTGTTTGGGGAGGGGAATTTGGTGTGTATCCTTCCTTTAAGggcaagaggaagacagagaaaaagaccattgtctggggtggggggcgggtgAGTATCAGCCTGTGTGACTAGAGGATGCTGGCAGGGATTGCAGGCAGTGTCGGGGTGTGGCATGAGCCATCCTCTGGCCCCACCAAGTGTGGAAGCTGGGAGAGTTGGGTTTTGACACAGAAGCAGGCTGGGTGAGGAAAACCAGAGCTCCACACGGGAGGCCTCTGCAACCACAGCTCTCTTAGCTCTTGGGGTCCAGGGAGTCGGTCTGTTTAGCTCTCTGAAACTCCCGGGAGACACCAACAAACTGACAGTTAAGTGTAGGCGTTGTAGGTTCCATGGGATGTGTGAACACTGGGTGTTTTCCTGGACCCCGTGGTGGCTCTTGGCTGTGTGAAGCACCTACCCTTGCCTGTCTCCTGTCCACAGACCCGGTGCCTTGGAGCAGCAGCCCCATGACGGTGCCCAGCCATGCAATGTTCTTGGAAGGCTGTCCTCCTCCTCGCCCTGGCCTCCATTGCCATCCAGTACACAGCCATCCGCACATTCACCGCCAAGTCTTTCCACACTTGCCCTGGGCTGACAGATACTGGCTTGGCAGAGCGGCTGTGTGAGGAGGGCCCTACCTTCTCCTACAACCTCTCCAGGAAGACCCATGTCCTGATCCTGGCCACCACACGCAGTGGCTCTTCCTTTGTGGGCCAGCTCTTCAACCAGCACATGGATGTCTTCTACCTGTTCGAGCCGCTCTACCACGTCCAAAACACGCTCATCCCCCGGTTCACCCAGGGCAAGAGCCCCGCAGATCGCAGGGTCATGCTAGGTGCCAGCCGGGACCTGCTGAGGAGCCTTTATGACTGTGATCTCTACTTTCTGGAGAACTACATCAAGCCACCTCCAGTCAACCACACCACCAACAGGGTCTTCCGCCGAGGGGCCAGCAGGGTCCTTTGCTCCCGTCCAGTGTGTGACCCTCCAGGGTCCTCTGACCTGATCCTGGAGGAGGGGGactgtgtgcgcatgtgtggcTTGCTGAACCTGACCTTGGCAGCCGAGGCTTGTCGTGAGCGCAGTCATGTGGCCATCAAGACCGTGCGGGTGCCTGAGGTGAATGACTTGCGGGCTCTAGTGGAAGACCCCAGGCTGAACCTCAAGGTCATCCAGCTGGTGCGAGACCCTCGTGGCATCTTGGCTTCTCGCAGTGAGACTTTCCGGGACACCTACCGGCTCTGGCGGCTTTGGTACGGCACAGGGAGGAAGCCCTACAACCTGGATGTGACACAGCTGACCACTGTGTGTGAGGATTTCTCTAGCTCTGTGTCTACTGGCCTCACGCGGCCCTCCTGGCTCAAGGGCAAGTACATGCTGGTACGTTATGAGGACCTGGCCAGAAATCcaatgaagaagacagaagagatcTACGAATTCCTGGGTATCCCCCTGGACAGTCACGTGGCACACTGGATTCAGAACAATACGAGGGGCGACCCCACTTTGGGCAAGCACAAATACAGCACAGTGCGCAACTCTGCAGCCACGGCTGAGAAGTGGCGCTTCCGCCTCTCCTATGACATCGTGGCCTTTGCCCAGAATGCCTGCCAGCAGGTGTTGGCTCAGTTGGGCTACAAGATGGCCAACTCGGAGGAGGAACTGAAGAACCCGGCCATCAGTCTAGTGGAGGAGCGTGACTTCCGCCCTTTTTTGTGacctgggtgtggtgggggtgggaggcaggtgGCTCTGGTTTTGCTGACGTGGACCTACTATGGGCCGTTTTTAACTGTTGCCttatctccctcctccctctcccaccctgtcTGTGTATCCTTTCCAGCCCCTACccactctcccctttccttcGCCTCTCCCACACCATCTGTGTGTCCTTCTTGACCTTGCCCACTTCCTTTTCTCCTGCCTCTTTTTGCCCCTGAAATTTGCACTATGTCTCTGGAGGGGAACACTGGGCAGAGGGCGTGTGATGTGGGgttacaccccccaccccatttagACACAAGGATGTTGGGTCTCTGTGCGGATGGGGACGATGTTTACAGGCACCCAATCGCACAttcactcacatgtgcacacaggcacacgaTGAGAGGCACCCCAGCACACAACTGG
It encodes the following:
- the Chst1 gene encoding carbohydrate sulfotransferase 1, translated to MQCSWKAVLLLALASIAIQYTAIRTFTAKSFHTCPGLTDTGLAERLCEEGPTFSYNLSRKTHVLILATTRSGSSFVGQLFNQHMDVFYLFEPLYHVQNTLIPRFTQGKSPADRRVMLGASRDLLRSLYDCDLYFLENYIKPPPVNHTTNRVFRRGASRVLCSRPVCDPPGSSDLILEEGDCVRMCGLLNLTLAAEACRERSHVAIKTVRVPEVNDLRALVEDPRLNLKVIQLVRDPRGILASRSETFRDTYRLWRLWYGTGRKPYNLDVTQLTTVCEDFSSSVSTGLTRPSWLKGKYMLVRYEDLARNPMKKTEEIYEFLGIPLDSHVAHWIQNNTRGDPTLGKHKYSTVRNSAATAEKWRFRLSYDIVAFAQNACQQVLAQLGYKMANSEEELKNPAISLVEERDFRPFL